In the genome of Leptospira sanjuanensis, one region contains:
- a CDS encoding MBOAT family O-acyltransferase, whose protein sequence is MNFTTPQYFLFFAIVWCVRWALAAFFPKKNVFVLYFLLLVSYFFYLSWDYRFGVLILFTTVLDYSVGRGLDAQENLRKRKILLLLSLIGNLAVLGFFKYFNFFTDSFLKFFHSFGWNVEAPALKVILPVGISFYTFQSLSYSIDVYRKQIPAEKSFAHYALFLSFFPQLVAGPIVSARILLPALRSLFRWENVPIREGIWLILLGFVKKAVIADRISVISDFAYQFPESVSTVFAWMGVVSYAIQIYCDFSGYTDIAIGSALLLGVRLPENFKLPYTADSFSDFWRRWHISLSGWLREYLYIPLGGNRISGLVTYRNLLITMILGGLWHGASWNFVIWGFLHGLCLALERWFRDRIRFPWTEGLFVARIAKILYQIFVILLVCLIWIFFRSKTFSGSMDLFVALFRFRDGIEPTYTMQTQFLTIFGLMVAAAWIGRKEEFSGSFSSFRENLHWSLFALLSALGFIVGVVLTVETKPFLYFVF, encoded by the coding sequence ATGAATTTTACGACTCCACAATACTTTCTTTTTTTTGCAATCGTTTGGTGCGTTCGATGGGCTCTTGCCGCGTTCTTTCCGAAGAAGAATGTTTTCGTTTTGTATTTTCTGCTTTTGGTCAGTTATTTTTTCTATCTTTCCTGGGATTATCGCTTCGGGGTCTTGATTCTTTTTACTACCGTTCTGGATTACTCCGTGGGTCGGGGTTTGGATGCTCAGGAGAATCTTCGAAAGCGGAAAATTCTTCTCCTTCTTTCTTTAATCGGAAATCTTGCGGTCCTCGGATTTTTTAAATATTTCAATTTCTTTACGGATTCGTTTTTAAAGTTCTTTCATTCGTTTGGCTGGAACGTCGAGGCTCCGGCTTTGAAGGTGATTCTACCGGTTGGGATTTCGTTTTACACGTTTCAATCGCTGAGTTATTCGATCGACGTTTATAGAAAACAAATCCCGGCGGAAAAGAGTTTCGCGCATTATGCCCTATTCCTTTCCTTTTTTCCGCAGCTTGTGGCCGGTCCCATCGTTTCCGCGAGAATTCTTCTGCCCGCGCTTCGTTCCCTGTTTCGCTGGGAGAACGTTCCGATTCGAGAAGGAATTTGGCTGATTCTTTTGGGTTTCGTGAAGAAGGCCGTGATCGCCGATCGCATTTCCGTGATTTCGGACTTCGCTTATCAATTCCCGGAATCCGTCTCCACCGTTTTCGCTTGGATGGGCGTCGTTTCGTATGCGATCCAGATATATTGCGATTTTTCCGGTTATACGGACATCGCGATCGGTTCGGCGCTTCTTTTGGGAGTGCGTCTTCCTGAGAATTTCAAACTTCCGTATACGGCGGATAGTTTTTCCGACTTTTGGAGAAGATGGCATATCTCCCTGTCCGGTTGGCTCCGCGAATATCTTTACATTCCTCTCGGGGGAAATCGAATCAGCGGACTTGTGACCTATCGCAATCTTTTGATCACCATGATTCTAGGCGGCTTGTGGCACGGAGCGAGTTGGAATTTCGTGATCTGGGGATTTTTACACGGGCTTTGTTTGGCGTTGGAACGATGGTTTCGGGACCGGATCCGTTTTCCTTGGACGGAAGGTTTGTTCGTAGCTCGGATCGCGAAAATTCTATATCAGATTTTTGTAATTCTTTTGGTATGTTTGATTTGGATTTTTTTTCGATCGAAAACGTTTTCGGGATCGATGGATCTGTTTGTCGCTCTTTTTCGGTTTCGCGACGGAATTGAACCCACTTACACGATGCAGACTCAGTTCCTGACGATTTTTGGGCTGATGGTCGCGGCGGCCTGGATCGGTAGAAAAGAAGAATTCTCCGGTTCTTTTTCATCCTTTCGGGAGAATCTTCACTGGAGTCTTTTCGCTTTACTGAGCGCCCTCGGTTTTATCGTGGGCGTTGTCTTGACCGTGGAAACAAAACCCTTTCTCTATTTCGTTTTTTGA
- the pyk gene encoding pyruvate kinase, whose protein sequence is MKSESSVFRKTKIICTIGPATADKKMIQALAEAGMNVARLNMSHGNHDFHRSIIRNIKALNKDVLKNPIAILLDTQGPEIRTGDLQVDHLDLKVGETFTFHIIPGEESEEQSVFVNYKDIVKDLKVGDPVTVDNGLINLVVEEINDSALKCKVLDGGRLGSRKHINLPGIRVNLPSITAKDHKDILFGLEEDVDFIALSFVRSVEDINQLKQIIEENEGHAQIIAKIEDQEAVRNMKEIVAASDGVMVARGDLGVEVPIEELPILQRAIIKECALKGKRVIVATHLLESMISNPSPTRAEVTDVANAIYEEADAIMLSGETAAGKFPVRCVEMMDKIAQRVEKTGGVDYVKDKIPQDKKEQMARSASELADSLKCPAIIVITRRGTTALNVAGFHPHYPLIYAFTNMTTVRRKLWLTRGVIPYRIDFSRDPEKTIRLAIETLKKAGRIEDGDQVVILSDIIAGEDRVETIQIREVKTYPTTEGETASK, encoded by the coding sequence ATGAAGAGCGAATCCTCTGTTTTTAGAAAAACGAAAATTATCTGCACCATCGGACCCGCCACCGCCGACAAAAAAATGATTCAGGCGCTCGCCGAAGCGGGGATGAACGTGGCTCGTCTGAACATGTCCCACGGAAATCACGACTTTCACAGAAGCATCATTCGCAATATTAAGGCTCTCAACAAAGACGTTCTCAAAAATCCGATCGCGATTCTGCTCGATACGCAAGGCCCCGAAATCAGAACGGGGGATCTTCAGGTCGATCACCTCGATTTGAAAGTGGGAGAAACGTTCACCTTTCATATCATTCCCGGAGAAGAATCCGAGGAACAATCCGTTTTCGTAAATTACAAGGACATCGTCAAAGATCTCAAAGTCGGAGATCCGGTCACGGTCGACAACGGTTTGATCAATCTCGTCGTCGAAGAGATCAACGATTCCGCTCTCAAGTGTAAGGTGTTGGACGGAGGAAGACTCGGTTCGAGAAAGCACATCAATCTTCCGGGAATCCGCGTCAATCTTCCTTCGATCACGGCAAAGGATCATAAGGACATTCTTTTCGGATTGGAAGAAGACGTGGACTTTATCGCGCTTTCCTTCGTTCGTTCGGTGGAAGACATCAATCAGCTGAAACAAATCATCGAAGAAAACGAAGGTCACGCGCAGATCATCGCAAAGATCGAAGATCAGGAAGCGGTTCGCAACATGAAAGAAATCGTAGCGGCCTCGGACGGAGTCATGGTCGCACGCGGAGATCTCGGCGTCGAAGTTCCGATCGAAGAACTTCCGATTTTGCAAAGGGCGATCATCAAAGAATGCGCTCTCAAAGGAAAACGAGTCATCGTTGCGACCCACCTTTTGGAATCGATGATCAGCAATCCTTCTCCCACAAGAGCCGAAGTAACGGACGTCGCAAACGCGATCTACGAAGAAGCCGACGCGATCATGTTGTCGGGCGAAACCGCCGCCGGAAAATTTCCGGTCCGTTGTGTGGAGATGATGGACAAGATCGCACAGCGCGTCGAGAAGACGGGCGGCGTGGATTACGTAAAAGATAAAATTCCTCAGGACAAAAAGGAACAGATGGCGAGATCCGCATCGGAACTTGCGGATTCTCTAAAGTGTCCCGCGATCATCGTGATCACGAGAAGAGGAACGACCGCGCTCAACGTGGCGGGATTTCATCCTCATTATCCGCTGATCTACGCTTTTACGAACATGACCACGGTTCGCCGGAAACTCTGGCTGACGCGAGGGGTGATTCCGTATCGGATCGATTTTTCCAGAGATCCCGAAAAGACGATTCGACTTGCGATCGAAACTCTAAAGAAAGCGGGAAGAATCGAGGACGGCGATCAAGTCGTGATTCTATCCGACATCATCGCCGGAGAGGATCGTGTGGAAACGATCCAGATCCGCGAGGTGAAAACCTATCCGACAACCGAAGGGGAAACCGCTTCCAAATAA
- a CDS encoding OmpA family protein: MQGMNSSLNLGAAGIMAKKENYYVTIKGRKYDRELIKLAEEFTSGKRDGRISVNDAKQLLKAVKDNNSYTDIEKHTIEYIRENYKFTEKSDEWFRTEIRKWAAKKVQEAKKKGTPSSESILVDENEAPDANFPSSWSDDKGSGAYETPAKDYTNYIPTPSAKPHLKKDKTVPILIFLAGLLILVGLIYFFWTLFSNENKDRSEELAKSKTKSSVTASASKATEESASTSFAKEKTAPSLKDAFSEGTKKETLQGPVAILKTKEEKQEPKVEPKSSFSWWRKNDSEELSSNPKFRQLEEKTIRFEKNSIQVHKESRPNLNQLSRWMREDSSLRVKIIGHTSLEGSEAANLKVSQLRAEMVRDYLVGNGISQDRFEIVPKGASVPIGDNSKEEGKEMNRRVELRIR, from the coding sequence TTGCAGGGAATGAATTCTTCCTTAAACCTTGGTGCGGCGGGGATCATGGCGAAAAAAGAGAACTACTACGTTACCATCAAAGGTAGAAAATACGATCGGGAGTTGATCAAACTCGCCGAGGAATTCACTTCCGGCAAACGGGACGGTAGAATTTCGGTTAACGACGCGAAACAACTCTTGAAGGCCGTCAAAGATAACAACAGTTATACGGACATCGAAAAACACACGATCGAATACATCCGTGAGAATTATAAATTTACGGAAAAGTCGGACGAATGGTTCCGCACTGAAATCCGCAAATGGGCCGCTAAAAAAGTGCAAGAAGCCAAAAAGAAAGGAACTCCTTCTTCGGAATCGATCCTAGTCGACGAGAACGAGGCACCGGACGCGAATTTCCCGTCCAGTTGGTCCGACGACAAAGGGAGCGGCGCTTACGAAACTCCCGCAAAAGATTATACGAATTACATTCCTACCCCGTCCGCAAAACCGCATCTGAAAAAGGACAAGACCGTTCCGATCCTGATTTTCTTGGCGGGACTTTTGATTCTCGTGGGATTGATCTATTTCTTTTGGACCCTGTTCTCGAACGAAAACAAGGATCGTTCGGAAGAATTGGCAAAGTCGAAAACGAAATCTTCCGTTACGGCGAGCGCGTCAAAAGCGACGGAGGAATCCGCTTCGACTTCTTTCGCAAAAGAAAAGACTGCTCCTTCGTTGAAGGATGCCTTTTCGGAAGGTACTAAAAAAGAAACCCTACAGGGTCCGGTCGCGATTCTCAAAACGAAAGAGGAAAAACAAGAACCGAAGGTCGAACCGAAATCTTCTTTTTCTTGGTGGCGCAAGAATGACTCGGAAGAATTGTCTTCCAATCCGAAATTCCGCCAACTCGAAGAAAAGACGATCCGCTTTGAAAAGAACAGCATTCAAGTTCACAAAGAATCGAGACCGAATCTCAACCAACTTTCCCGTTGGATGCGGGAGGATTCTTCCCTTCGCGTAAAAATCATCGGTCATACTTCTCTGGAAGGTTCCGAAGCCGCGAATCTAAAAGTTTCCCAGCTTCGCGCGGAGATGGTTCGGGATTATCTCGTCGGGAACGGAATTTCTCAGGATCGTTTTGAAATCGTTCCGAAAGGTGCGAGCGTTCCGATCGGAGACAACTCCAAGGAAGAAGGGAAGGAGATGAATCGCAGAGTGGAACTGAGAATCCGCTGA
- a CDS encoding response regulator transcription factor: MKTILVIEDDPDIGNLIRKSLDSAHYSTTLQTSGEEGLKFYKANHPDMVILDLSLPDIDGIEVCRTVRRNDENTPIFIVTARNEEIDRIMGLELGADDYITKPFSVRELKTRVDVFFRRWDKKAGIKPNVGASGEIIRGSLKIDPVRRRVTLKDNIVNISRKEFDILQLMAASPGKVFSREMILEAVWGMEWDGFERMIDSHVKRIRSKLEKNSAQPEWIETIWGIGYRFTDNYDNIVIPD; this comes from the coding sequence ATGAAAACAATTTTAGTCATCGAAGACGATCCGGATATCGGAAATTTAATCCGTAAATCCTTGGATTCGGCGCACTACTCGACAACTCTACAAACAAGCGGAGAAGAGGGACTCAAATTTTACAAAGCGAATCATCCCGACATGGTTATCCTAGATCTTTCTCTTCCGGACATAGACGGAATCGAAGTTTGTAGAACGGTCAGACGCAACGACGAAAATACTCCGATTTTCATCGTTACCGCAAGAAACGAAGAAATCGACAGAATTATGGGACTGGAGTTGGGTGCGGATGATTACATCACGAAACCTTTTTCCGTTCGCGAACTCAAGACGAGAGTGGACGTTTTCTTTCGCAGATGGGACAAAAAAGCCGGAATCAAACCGAACGTCGGCGCAAGCGGAGAAATTATCCGCGGTTCTTTGAAAATCGATCCGGTCCGCAGAAGAGTCACTTTGAAGGACAATATCGTAAACATCTCTCGGAAAGAATTCGACATTCTTCAGTTGATGGCTGCTTCTCCCGGAAAAGTTTTTTCCAGAGAAATGATCCTCGAAGCGGTTTGGGGAATGGAATGGGACGGTTTTGAAAGAATGATCGACTCCCACGTAAAAAGAATCCGTTCCAAACTGGAAAAAAATTCCGCTCAACCGGAATGGATCGAAACGATCTGGGGAATCGGTTATCGATTCACGGACAACTACGATAACATCGTAATCCCGGATTAA
- a CDS encoding anti-sigma factor antagonist, whose amino-acid sequence MDPIQRHEHFEIRKNRQSTEVIPLFASFDDSSFDELKSVLALVFYQSSLHVKLDLSGVKVLPLPVAMKILSFAFDLRLKNRTLVISGASPSFKKLIQFYRFDKAVLVF is encoded by the coding sequence ATGGACCCGATTCAAAGACACGAACATTTCGAAATCCGCAAGAACCGCCAATCGACGGAAGTGATCCCTCTTTTCGCTTCGTTCGACGATTCTTCGTTCGACGAATTGAAGTCCGTTCTCGCGCTCGTGTTCTATCAATCCAGTCTTCACGTAAAACTCGATCTGAGCGGCGTCAAGGTGTTGCCTCTTCCGGTCGCGATGAAGATTCTTTCTTTCGCATTCGATCTTCGTTTGAAAAACAGAACCCTTGTCATATCCGGTGCGAGCCCTTCTTTTAAAAAACTGATTCAATTCTATCGATTCGACAAGGCCGTCCTAGTCTTCTGA
- a CDS encoding DUF4279 domain-containing protein: MSNPLTWAILSVNEDGLNSESVTRELDLKPDFSTPRIATDKEGKPLGFGHWQLHSTLDALAPLEDHILQILEKVLPSRHKVKEFATKHHLCMYVSVEFSDYSRKETEISPKLLLLLGNLGIKLVFQPWKRDEKRRRSED, from the coding sequence TTGTCCAACCCGCTCACATGGGCGATCCTCTCCGTAAACGAAGACGGACTCAACTCCGAATCCGTCACACGTGAGTTAGACCTCAAGCCCGATTTTAGTACTCCCAGAATTGCCACGGACAAGGAAGGAAAACCCCTCGGGTTCGGTCATTGGCAGCTGCATTCCACATTGGACGCGCTGGCCCCGCTCGAGGATCATATCCTTCAAATTCTGGAGAAGGTGCTTCCTTCCCGTCATAAGGTAAAGGAATTCGCGACGAAACATCATCTTTGCATGTACGTTTCGGTGGAGTTCTCGGATTATTCCCGCAAGGAAACGGAAATCTCTCCGAAGCTTCTTTTGCTTTTGGGAAACTTGGGGATCAAACTCGTGTTTCAACCTTGGAAACGGGACGAAAAAAGAAGAAGATCAGAAGACTAG
- a CDS encoding DUF1963 domain-containing protein, with product MSTPISTAKKLVLEYPYPKGLLEKIPAEGTYYDGTSSVYFQEDEKVTPTILAKALHYFIDIDEKETPEKKIPLGSSKLKGLPHLPNAKFWPKETYFFAQLNIAEFKKYDIENLFPDEGILYIFDTIEGEFILKFYEGPIEDLKVVEYPDEDSLPEPEYYLEEYRDATYRLSFSPKYLFYVAGDAYDYRTIAKLLPKALYDKLTKLLKAEVATWNPSLRIFGRPLFWQGEDERMDDEDDEEENGKSRRRKKSSSKIEENSEILIFHSEIGEGHFHIRIDRKDLKKKKFEKAYSTYSGT from the coding sequence ATGAGCACCCCGATTTCTACAGCAAAAAAACTCGTTCTCGAGTATCCGTATCCGAAAGGTCTTTTGGAAAAGATTCCGGCGGAAGGAACCTATTACGACGGAACTTCTTCGGTTTATTTTCAGGAGGACGAGAAAGTCACGCCGACCATTCTTGCCAAGGCATTGCACTACTTCATCGATATCGACGAAAAGGAAACGCCGGAAAAAAAGATTCCGCTCGGCTCCTCGAAGTTGAAAGGGCTTCCCCATCTTCCCAACGCGAAATTTTGGCCGAAAGAAACGTATTTTTTCGCGCAGCTCAATATCGCCGAATTCAAAAAGTATGATATTGAAAATCTTTTTCCGGACGAAGGAATTCTCTACATCTTCGATACGATCGAAGGCGAGTTCATCTTAAAATTCTACGAAGGGCCGATCGAGGATTTAAAGGTCGTCGAGTACCCCGACGAGGATTCCCTTCCCGAACCGGAATATTATTTGGAAGAATACAGAGACGCGACCTACAGACTTTCCTTTTCACCGAAATATCTTTTCTATGTGGCGGGCGACGCGTACGATTACAGAACGATCGCAAAACTTCTCCCGAAAGCGTTGTACGACAAGCTGACCAAACTTCTCAAAGCGGAAGTCGCGACCTGGAATCCGAGTCTGAGAATTTTCGGAAGACCCTTGTTTTGGCAGGGCGAAGACGAACGTATGGACGATGAGGACGACGAAGAAGAGAACGGCAAATCCCGTCGTCGCAAGAAATCCTCATCCAAGATCGAAGAAAATTCGGAAATTCTAATATTTCATTCCGAAATCGGCGAAGGCCACTTTCACATTCGAATCGATCGCAAGGATTTAAAGAAGAAAAAATTCGAGAAGGCCTACTCGACTTATTCGGGAACGTAG
- a CDS encoding LBF_4227 family protein, whose protein sequence is MAKKRKSDSKSESYDSDYTKRGNDLKSHFLSLVDSVLEYFQTLLLYGKKFLIKRFQAGIQAYIFLKIGLFFLAFGSIGLLGGAFVFIHRITGGDLLISSLGTGGISFFLSIVFLWLAASSLRIKDRS, encoded by the coding sequence ATGGCTAAAAAAAGAAAATCAGATTCCAAATCGGAATCGTACGACTCCGATTATACGAAACGAGGAAACGATCTCAAATCGCATTTCCTCTCTTTGGTGGATTCCGTTCTGGAATACTTCCAAACCCTTCTCCTCTACGGAAAAAAATTCCTCATCAAGCGCTTTCAGGCGGGAATCCAAGCCTATATTTTTCTCAAGATCGGGCTTTTTTTTCTGGCATTCGGCTCCATCGGGTTGTTAGGCGGGGCGTTCGTTTTTATCCATAGAATCACGGGCGGCGATCTTCTCATCTCCAGCCTGGGCACGGGGGGAATCAGTTTTTTCCTTTCGATCGTCTTTTTGTGGTTAGCCGCCTCTTCTCTTCGGATCAAGGACCGGTCATGA
- the asd gene encoding aspartate-semialdehyde dehydrogenase encodes MSRVKVAVLGATGSVGQRFIQLLENHPYFEVTHLCASENSAGKTYGEVMKTRWKISSDIPAYAKNIVITIPDPEKTKGVALAFSGLDASIAGEVETNYANEGIHIISNSKNHRMDPTVPLLSAEVNASHLEVLTSQKTKGKIITNSNCTIMGVTISLKPLYDRFGIESVMLFSMQAISGAGYPGVPTMDILGNVVPHIGGEEDKAEIEPLKCLGKVENGKIVHADFPISAHCNRVPVFDGHTVCVSVKFKKKPTQDEILTAWKEFSGEPQKLGLPLAPNPPILYREEADRPQPRLDLDTGNGMTTVIGRLRPDPVFDWKYVVLSHNTIRGAAGAALLNAELLYKKNFLG; translated from the coding sequence ATGAGCAGGGTCAAAGTTGCCGTTTTAGGTGCCACCGGTTCCGTAGGTCAGCGATTCATTCAATTGCTGGAGAATCATCCGTACTTTGAAGTCACACATCTTTGTGCTTCCGAAAACAGCGCCGGCAAGACGTACGGCGAAGTTATGAAGACGAGATGGAAGATTTCTTCCGATATTCCTGCTTATGCAAAAAACATCGTCATCACGATCCCCGATCCCGAAAAGACGAAGGGTGTCGCATTAGCGTTTTCCGGTTTGGACGCGAGTATCGCGGGCGAAGTGGAAACGAATTACGCGAACGAGGGAATTCATATCATATCCAATTCTAAAAATCATAGAATGGACCCGACGGTTCCTCTTCTTTCCGCGGAAGTCAACGCGTCTCATCTCGAAGTTCTGACTTCTCAAAAGACCAAAGGAAAGATCATCACCAATTCGAACTGTACGATCATGGGCGTTACGATTTCTCTCAAGCCCCTTTACGATCGTTTCGGAATCGAATCCGTTATGCTTTTTTCTATGCAGGCGATCAGCGGCGCCGGCTATCCCGGAGTTCCGACCATGGACATTTTAGGAAACGTGGTTCCTCATATCGGAGGGGAAGAAGACAAAGCGGAGATCGAACCTCTCAAATGCCTCGGCAAAGTGGAGAACGGCAAGATCGTTCACGCGGATTTTCCGATTTCCGCACATTGCAACCGCGTTCCGGTCTTTGACGGACATACTGTGTGTGTGTCGGTGAAGTTTAAAAAGAAACCGACGCAGGATGAAATTCTTACCGCTTGGAAAGAATTTTCCGGAGAGCCGCAAAAGCTCGGGCTTCCGTTAGCACCGAATCCTCCGATTTTATATCGTGAAGAAGCGGATCGTCCGCAGCCGAGATTGGATCTCGATACAGGAAACGGCATGACTACGGTAATCGGTCGTCTCAGACCCGATCCTGTGTTCGATTGGAAATATGTCGTCTTGAGTCACAACACGATTCGAGGAGCGGCGGGCGCTGCGTTATTAAATGCAGAACTTCTTTACAAAAAAAATTTCCTTGGATGA
- the epmA gene encoding EF-P lysine aminoacylase EpmA, which translates to MNELSREILVKRAKFLSVLRRFFEERNYLEMDTPCLKAVPSMEPYLDPFQVQSPSGKERGFLITSPEYSLKEILSKGLERIYEITHTFRSGEEGSPYHSAEFLMLEFYTAGMRLEGLMDFCVELLEVLDRDFHPFGFEKKSVRRISVADAFREFANCGISKEELDRTISLNKLSEIPAEKRATEDSFFIVFLNLVEAHLPKGFTFLYDYPPELAALSKIESGFGKRFELYYGNLELGNAFQELTDPVEQISRFRSEQILRNNLGKEVFPIDSGLERALQEGIPESCGISIGLDRLLLAILGGGSLREISPYFGRF; encoded by the coding sequence ATGAACGAATTGAGCCGGGAAATTCTCGTCAAACGCGCCAAGTTCTTATCCGTGTTGCGCCGCTTTTTCGAAGAACGAAATTATCTGGAAATGGATACGCCTTGTCTCAAGGCGGTCCCTTCGATGGAACCGTATTTGGATCCGTTTCAAGTTCAATCTCCTTCGGGAAAGGAGAGGGGATTTCTCATTACGTCTCCCGAATATTCTCTGAAGGAAATTCTCTCCAAGGGTTTGGAAAGAATCTACGAGATCACGCACACATTCCGTTCCGGCGAAGAAGGAAGTCCGTATCACAGCGCCGAGTTTTTGATGCTCGAATTTTATACCGCCGGAATGCGGCTCGAAGGTCTGATGGATTTTTGCGTCGAACTTCTGGAGGTTCTGGATCGGGACTTTCATCCTTTCGGTTTTGAGAAGAAGTCGGTGCGTAGAATTTCCGTCGCGGACGCTTTCCGCGAATTCGCGAACTGCGGAATTTCCAAGGAAGAATTGGACCGAACGATTTCGCTTAACAAACTCAGCGAGATTCCCGCGGAAAAAAGAGCAACCGAAGATTCCTTTTTTATTGTATTCTTAAATTTAGTGGAGGCGCATCTTCCTAAAGGGTTTACGTTTTTATACGATTATCCGCCGGAGTTGGCCGCGCTTTCCAAAATCGAATCCGGTTTCGGGAAACGTTTCGAACTCTATTACGGAAATCTGGAATTGGGAAACGCGTTTCAGGAATTGACCGATCCCGTGGAACAGATTTCCCGGTTTCGTTCCGAGCAGATTCTTCGGAACAATCTCGGAAAGGAAGTTTTCCCGATCGATTCCGGTTTGGAGCGCGCGCTCCAAGAAGGGATTCCAGAATCGTGCGGAATTTCCATCGGTTTGGACCGGCTTCTTCTCGCCATTTTGGGCGGCGGATCGCTTCGGGAAATCAGTCCGTACTTCGGTAGATTCTGA
- a CDS encoding 4a-hydroxytetrahydrobiopterin dehydratase: MNDRELQDLKEKIPSGWEVRFRENVPFLFKTYSFNKYVGGVEFVNALANIAERMDHHPDLFLTYRKVTVEIFTHSKNSVTELDLRFVHEAEKIFNP, from the coding sequence ATGAACGACCGCGAACTGCAAGACCTGAAAGAAAAAATTCCTTCAGGTTGGGAAGTGCGGTTCCGGGAAAACGTTCCTTTCCTTTTCAAAACGTATTCGTTTAACAAATACGTCGGCGGCGTAGAGTTCGTAAACGCACTCGCGAATATCGCCGAGCGGATGGATCACCATCCCGATCTTTTTCTGACGTATCGAAAGGTTACGGTCGAGATCTTCACTCATTCCAAAAATTCGGTCACCGAACTCGATCTTCGTTTCGTTCACGAAGCGGAAAAAATTTTTAATCCTTAA